A region of the Methanobrevibacter ruminantium M1 genome:
CCGATAAGAAAAAGATATTGGATGTAATGAATAAAATTGAAGACTTGAAGGTAAAGTATGATAAATTATTAAACACCAATGTGGGAGATATCCTAAAGCAATTGAAGCCTGGAATGGCAAATGTCTTGGATTTAGGACAAGTAGATGAGAATACTGCTGAAGTATTGGTTGCACATGTCTTAAGAAGGTCCCTTAGAAGCAGAAAGGCTTATGTAAAAAATAAGGATAAGTCTGCCTTATCCTATCCAATATTCTTCATAGTTGAAGAGGCCCATATTTTGGCTCCTCAAAACAGGAATCCAAATTCCAAATATTGGATTACCAGAATAGCTAGAGAAGGGCGTAAATTCGGTCTTGGACTTTGTTTGGTAAGCCAATCTCCTAAATCTGTTGATGCAGAGACATTATCACAAGCAAATAATATGATAATCCTCAGATTGGTTGAGCCAAAGGATCAAAGGCATGTTCAGACAGCTAGTGAAAACCTCAGTGAGGACCTTGTTCAGCAGCTGCCTTCCTTAAACATTGGGGAAGCTTTGGTTTTAGGTCTTATGACAAAGGTTCCAACCCTTGTTAAGATAAATGAGTTTAAAGGAAGACAAAGAGGAGGAGACTTGGATATCATTGAGCAATGGGCTTCTCAAAAGAAAGAGAAAAAGGAAACTTTGCAAATAGAATTAACCAGATTCAATGACTTAAGCGGAGGATATTAGTGAAATCTTTGTAAAAAAACTCCTTTTATAAAGTTTATAACAGTTATACCTATTTAGAGATTTTTACAAAGATTTATAAATAAGCAATAATTATTATTAGTAAAAAATTTTTAAAAAAAAATATTATGGGGGAATTTAATGCGTTTTGCACATATATCAGACAGTCATTTAGGCTGTAGACAATTCGGCCTATTGGAACGTGAAAAGGACTTTTATGAAGTCTTCAATAGGACCATAGATAAGATAATAGAAGAGGATGTGGATTTTGTAATTCATAGCGGAGACTTATTTGACAGTAACCGTCCATCTACAGAGGCATTGCTCACTTTTCAACAAGCATTGTTAAGATTAAACGAAGCAAAGATACCTGTTTATGCAATTGCTGGAAATCATGATTCCATATTAAGAAAAGGATCTTTGCCTCCACAAGTCCTATTCAAGGACATTGGACTTAATATAATCAGTCCGGAACATCCTGTTCATCAGTTAGGTGCTGTTTTAATCTGTGGAGTTCCATTTGCAACCAGTTCACAGAAGAATGCATTGGTTGAGAATTATAATATATTATCAAAAGTTGCAGACACCGCAGTTAAATCCATCTTGGTTTCACACCAAGGAATTAGCAAATGGATGCCTGAGGATAGCTATGAAATTGATTTGGATGATTTGCCAAAGAATTTTGACTACTATGCAATGGGTCACCTTCATAATTTCTATGTAGAGGACTATGGAAAAGGCAAATTGGTTTATCCGGGCTCTATGGAAATAAACCGTACAAGCGAATTGAATGATAATTTTAAGGAATTTGGAAAGGGTTTCTGTATAGTTGATTTAAGTGAGGACATTCCAACTGTTGAAAGGGTCACCATCGATCTCGCAAGGAAATTTTACAATGAAATTATTGAGTATGACAAATTGGATGAAAGGCTTTCTGTAATTGAGGAAGAACTTAAAACATTGGAAGTTAAACCAATAGTTGATATAACAGTTCGTGGCGGTGATTTTGAAAGCGCTGATGTCTATGAAAAGATTAATGAAAAAATTGGTAATGATGTTTTAAGTTTCAGACCTACATTCAAGCCAGATAATGTTTTAATAGGAGAAAATCAACTTGATGGGGATAAAACATTGGATCCTAAGACATTATTAAAGCAGACAGTTGATAAGAAATTTGCCCGAGAGGAAGTCACTAAATTGTCTGTTGATTTATTGGATACTTTATCTGAAAAAAGGATGGGGGAAGCCAAATATATCTCTGATGAATTTTATGATGAATATTATTATCATAAGGATGAAAATGAAGTCAGTTCCGAATCAGAGTATGGCGGTTCTGAATTAAATGTTAATGAACATAATGATGATGGTACTTCTCACTTAGAGTCTTCTGCTTATGATTCAGTTTCAGACAATTCATCCAGTTTAGATGACTATTTAAATAAGAACTTAGATTCTAAAGAAGAAGTATCCGATAAGGAAAAATCAAAGGAAAATCAAGTCAAGACCAAAGAAGTAAGTCTTGATAACTTTTAAAGGGGGCATAACATGATATTTAAACATCTTCAATTAAAGAACTTCAAATCACATGCAGACACTGAATTGGATTTGGATCTTGGCATAAGTCTAATCGTTGGTGAAAACGGTGCAGGAAAGTCATCAATATTTGAAGCCATATCCTTTGCATTGTTTAAGAATTACACAACCAACAACATCACCGATTTGGTTAGAACTAACAAGAATTTGGATGAAAAGATAGAAATGTCAGTTAAGCTAACCTTCCTTTGTGAGGGAAATGAATATATGGTGGAAAGGGGAGGCATATTATCTCCATCAAAGACCAAATCAAAGCCTAATTTCAAGTCAATATCAAATCTGTTTAAAATAAGCAATGGACGAGAGGATATCATTGCATCTGGAAACAAGGAAGTGGACAGGCAAATAGAAGAGCTCTTAAACATGAACTCCTCAACATTTCTAAATGCAATCTATATCCGTCAGGGAGAGATATCTGCCTTGATAGATGACACTCCAGCAAACCGTAAGAAATTGATTACCAAGCTCTTGAGAATTGAGGAATTGGAAACTGCATACAATAACATTCCAAGCATTATTGAAGAGTATAAAACAAGAAAGGCAGTATTGGAAAGCAATATTCGTCCGGAATCCGAACTTAATTTTGAGTTGAAGAAGGCTAAGGAAGACCATTTTAACTTAGATGACCAGATAAAAAAATCAAAAGAGGAATTTGAAGGCCTCAAGGTCGAACTTGAAAATATAAAAGAGGAAAAGGAAAAATTGGACAAGGAAAAATCTGATTTTGAATCTCTTAAATTAAAGCATGCTCATGAAGAGGAAAATCTGAGTGCTCTAAACAAAGGCAAGGAAGAGCTCTTCACTAAACTAAATGAGATCACAAGAAATGAAACAGAGATGGGCATTCTTAAGCCATTCTGCGAGAAACTTCCTATTTATAAAGAATTCAAAGAGTCCTTTTTAGCTTTAAATAAGTTAAAAGAAGATGAAGAGAATCATAAAAAGACCTTAAGTCAGATTGAAGAATATAAGACTGTCATTAAAGATGAGCAAGAAAATCATGAGAAATACATTGCTTTAGAAGGTGAAATAAAGGTCTTAAACAATAAGAAAATAGAGATGTCCTCTGAGATTAAAAATCTGAATGAATTGGAATCTCGCAAAGACACCCTGACTCAAGAGGTCAGTCTAAACAATCAAAAATTAGAGACATTCTTTAACAGTTCTAAATCTGTTCTCTCACAATTTGATCTTGAAGAGGAAATCAGCCCTATAAAAACCAATGATGACTTCAATAAATTGGAAAGTATTGTAGAAGACCTTAGAACTAATCTTAGAACTTCAATTGACAATACAAGCACTGAAATAGATAATTTAAAGAAGGAATCAATCAGTCTAAAGCAGGAAATAAAATCATTGGATGAGCCATTGGCTGATATTAAAAAGGTTGAAAACAAATGCCCTGTCTGCCAATCTGAAATTAGTGAAGATAAGAAGAATGAACTTATCAATGGGTATGAGGCCACAATATCTGGCAATACAAAGAGGATAAATGAAATTAATGGGTTTCTCCTTAAATTAAATGAGGATAAATCCTTGAATGAGTCTAAATTAAAGAGCCTTGATTCAATTAAAAACGATATTTATGCTAATAAGCATATTGTAGATGACCTTGACAAGTCCAATAAGACTCTTGAAACATTGGATGCTAAAATCAAAGAGCTTCAAGGGAAAAAGGAGGAGCTTGAAAGTTTAGATAAAATGATAGAATCCAAAAATGGAGAATTCATTGAACTTGAAGCCCATAATAAGAAATATCTGGAAGCAAGCACTCTTCTTAAGTCTTTCCCTGATGAAACTAAAGTCAAGGATGACTTATATGCAATATATGGCAAGATCAAGACTGAGGATGAAAAGCTTAAAACATATATCAGTTCAGATTCAGAGCTTTCTTTAAATATTACCTTGGAAGAGCTTGATGAGTCAATTGAAAAACTATCCGAAAAGGATAAGAGATATAATATCTTATTAGGTTCAGTTAAAGATAAGAAAGAGTATGAAGATAAATATGAGAATAAAAAGAAAGAAATCGAATCAAAAACTCAAGAGATTGAGGAGATTAAAAAGCAGATAGAATCTTCCAGCTATGATGAGGAATATTATAATCATGTAAATATCTTGCTTGAAAGGTTAAACAATAAATTCACTTATTATTCTCAGGACATTGCTGTTAAGGAGACTAATCTTGCCAATTTTGAAACTGTAATCAAGAATATTGAAGAGATCATTCAACAGAACAGAGAATATAAGGAAGAGTATATTGCAGTTACCGAATATTATAATCTCCTTGAGGACTTTAGAAAACTATACAGCAAGGACGGAATTCAAAGGGATCTTAAATCACAATCCAGACCGTTGATTCAGAAGAATACCAAGGATTTCTTTGATAAGTTCAGCTTCAAGTATTCAGATTTAATCTTGGATGATGACTATAACATTTCTATTTTTGGCCCTGAGGGTGAGGCGAATATAGATATGGTCAGTGGTGGTGAAAAGATTGCTATAGCTCTTGCTTTAAGATTGGGAATTACTCAAGCCATGTCTAAGGGTAATATTGAAACAATTCTTTTGGATGAGCCTACAATTCATTTGGATAGCTTCCGCAGACAGGAGCTGATCAATGTATTGAGGAGCATGTCTATAATTCCTCAAATGATTATAGTCACTCACGATACAGAGCTTGAGACTGCTGCCGATACTCTGATTTCAGTTGAAAAAGAAGAGGGAATTTCTAAAATTGAAAATAGTTAAAGCAGTAAATAAAATAGTAAAAAACTGTGAAAATAGTTAAAGCAGCAAAAAAATAGTAAAAATCTGTGAATATAAAAATAGTTAAAAATAAGTATTTAGTTATTATTTTAATAATTAATACTTATTATTCTTTTTTTTTTTAATTAATTGGTCTATTAATTGGTTCATTATTATTTTTCTTAAAAATTAGATTCCAATAAAAAAATAAGATTATTTAAATGTCAAAATCATCATCAAAGTCATAATCACCCATTATTATGCTTTTTATATCATCTATAATGCAATTTGCATTCCATCCTACAACGCTTTTAACCTTTTCTTCAAGCTCTTCTGGAACTATTTCCATACCATAAGGGCGCACTAAAAGCAAAGGAATATCAAATTCTTCTGATTTTTTAATCAAGGTATCAAATAGTTCCTTATTGTCATTGTAAAGACCAGACAATAAAACGATAATGTCTACTTTAGAAAAGAACTGTTCTCCAAATGGTGCATAGTCTCTTGCAAAGGATTCGGTCCATAAGAAGTCTGGCTTTGAGTATAATCTTTCTGTAAAGATTTTATATTCATTTTCAGAGTCAATTCCTTGTGTGATTATAAGATTAAATATTTTATTTACTTTTTCATCTTCTTCAAACATATTAGCACCACTTTTTTAACGATGATTATAATTTTGATAAATTAAATTATTTTTTTTTATTTTTGTTCTTATATTTCTTTTATTTTTTTAAATATTAAAGCATTATTATTTTTTTCAAATTTGTATGGGATTATTAATAAAATAATTCTAAAAATTGAAAAAAATTAATAAATGTTTGAAAACTGGTAAAAATTGTCTCAGAAATAACATTTCAAAAAAAAATTTAGTCGAAAGTGTATAAAAATTAACATTTCATATAAAAATTAGTCACATTTGTATAAAAAATAACATTTCATAAAAAAATATCTAAAAAAAATAATCTGAAAAACTTATAGAAATAGTTTAAAATGCAAAATAAGAAAAGTTTGAAAAAGAGAAATAAAAAGAAAGATAAAAATTAAGTAATTTTTTTATATGGGATAATTGATTTTTTAAATACTTAATTTTTATTCTTTAACTTAAGTTAGAGTCTTACCTTAAAAGGTTATCTTCATATTTATTATATAATTCATTATTTATAAATGTAATGCTAAATACACTAATATTTTTAATTATTTTATCATTTTGATAAATAATAATTCTTGATATATCGAATAAAGTTACTTTAATAATCTTTTTTAATATTGGGTAAATTTAATACTATTTATTATAATGTTATTACTAAAATATATTTAAAAAACTATAAATTACATTTTATTTGTCTTAAATCACTTAATCAAAAGGATTCTTCATAAATTTTCATTAAAAAACTGGCTAAAGATACTATATCCATACGATTGTGCTCAATTATTGGAATCAATGGACCAATATTATTTTCTTTTAAATAGCTTTGATAATAGTCTGGAATAAACGCTCCAGGGACATCATCTTCCCTTTTTATGCCAAACAGATTTTCTTCAATTGTGGTTAGTTTGCAGTTAGGTAATACATCTTTCCATAGATTGCGAGCCGGATATATAAGGTCGTAGTGTATCTGGTCAAGATTATAGTCCATTCTATAATAATGTGCCCTATTCTTGATATATGGTATATCAAAGCTTGCTCCATTATAGGTTACATGAACGCTTGCCTCATCCAGATGGGAAAGGTAAGCCTCTATCACTGCAGGCTCCTCCTCAATGTCCCTTAGGAGATATTGGTTGGATTCAATCCATTTGCCTTTTATCTCAGCAATTCCAATAAGGATGATAGGGACATTTGAAAGCCCTAAAGTTTCTATATCCATAAATTTAAGGTTAAACGGATCAAGGGAGCTTAATGCCTTAAGGGTTCTGTTCTTGTCAATCGGCTGGGAGTGATCCATAGGATATTTGGATGATTCCTTTAAAAGCTTGAAATCAGATACAAAACAGTTCCTTTCTATCCGATTCAATGCCTTTTGGGCCTTATGGGAGTATTTGTCATGTTGAAGAAGGTCATAGATTGTATGGTAGTTATTTTCCTTCAGTCTGGATTCGGTTTGATAGCCGATACCTGGAATTAACTTCAAATTTGAGGAAAGCTCATTCTTTATCTCATCTTTCTTATCCTCTAGGTGAAAGTCTAGCTTTTCCCTTCGCCTAATCCTTAAGGTCTCTCCATAGATGTTTTCAATAACTGAACTTCCTTCTATGTCCAAGAGGTCCCAGTCCTTGTATTTGTTCATAAGTCCAAGCTTTAGCTTATTATAGTAAGTTGGGGATGATTTCCTATACCTTTCTATGGCCTCTTTAGATGGATGTCCTGAAGATAATGAGTTTGATAGGATGCTTTTAAGGTATCTCTCATGTTCTGCTCTTCGAGATGTCATTTTATCTAGATTCAATCAATATGATAGTGTTACTGTAAACCATAAGTTTATTCGTTAAAATAATCAATATGGAAAGTTATATATGTATAAGGCAATTCACAGCAAGGCACTACATCCCTTGAAGTGATAGTAACGTTTCCATAGCTTTCAAAATAGTCTTCAACCTCTTTTCTAACATCTTTTACCTTATAAGGATCATGAACTCTAATGTTTCCTAAAAAACTGGTTCCTTTTGATGTTTTCATTACTGAAATTCCATCCATCCTATAAGGAAGTTCATGCTTTTCTAGGATTGCATTAATGTCTGTTGTGACTTTCTCTTGCAGTTCTTTTCTCTTTTCAGCAGTTAATTCCATATTATCACCTATTTTTATAATTTAGACTTTTTTAATAAAATTATAAATCTTTATTTCTATAAATTAACAATTTGATTATAGTTTAATTATCATTTAATAATCATTTAATAACTATTCTTCAACTCAAAGTAAAATTCATTAGCCAATTCATGAGCAGGCTCAATAGACAATGCCTTTTTAACAAAGGACAATGCTCCCATACTATCTCCTTGAATAAACAATATCTTACCAATGAGATAATAAGCATCTGCAGATTGATTGTCATAATTTATGATTATATCAGTTAGAATGTCTTTTGCAATTGAATAGTTTTCCTTATTAAACTCTTCCAATGCCTTTTCATATTCCTCTTGGGCTTCATCATCTTCTATCTCAATTTCAGCATTATCCGCTTCTCTTTCATCATCTATTTCAATTTCAGCATTATTTGGTTTTTTATCATATTCAACTTCAACATCAGAATGTCCATTTAGATTATCATAATCACTGTTTTCAGTATTAATTCTTTCTTCCTCTAATTTAGCAAGGTCCTCTGGGCTTAGCTTATTCATCTCATCCCACATATAATCTAAAATATATTCCGTGGCCTTCTTATGAAGTGGCTTATTATCATTGCCGCATTTTGGTGAATAAATGCAAGAAGGACATCCGTCCTTGCATTCGCAATTCTTAATCAGGTTTCTAGTTGATTTTGTAAGTTCGGTGATTAGGTCAATCGCCTTTTCACAGATTCCTATTCCTCCCTCATATCCGTCATAGATGAATATAGTCGCTTCCTGTGTGTCCTCATGGTAATTGGTTGAAAGTCCACCTATATCAAACCTGTCGCACATCACATGAAGGGGGAAGAGTCCAATCATAGCATGCTCTGTTCCATGAAGGCCTCCTGCAAAGACTTCAGTTTCATCCTTGTAGATTTCTTCAAGCTTGTCCTTAACGCTATCTGGGATAGTAAACCAAATTCCTTTAGTGTTGAACTTAAGTGGAGGCAGATCGATTATATATTCTCCAATAACCTTTGAATATTGCATCAGCTTATACTTAAAATAGTCTTCCTCTACTTCAAGTTCACCGAAATGGACTGTAAACTCTCCTATCCTATGCTTTTTAATCTTTTTGGTAATCTTGATGTTTGTTCTTTTCAATGCTATTGTATGGGCTTCCACATCCTTCTTTTTGACAAAGATGAAATGGCTGTCTAGATCAACCTTATTTACAATATAGGTCTGTCCTTGGTTTATCAGCACAGCTCCCTCGTGGGCTTCCCTGTACATATTGGACTTTTCCATATGCTCTATCACAGTTCTTCCATTCATCACTGTAAATATCTCATTTGAAATCTGGTCTAAAGAAAAGTTAAAGGATGGGCTGTCATCATATGGATAGATGTAGAATCCTCTGCTTTTTCTTAAATCCCTGTTTCTGACTATATTGTCAAGGAAGTCTTCTGTAACATTGAATTCCTCTTTTGCTTCCTCTAATGTAAGTGGAAGCTCGTTAGCAGCGCAGATGATATGGTTTTTAAGTAGCTTTTCATTGTTTAGGTCAATAACCACATTCTCATGAGGCTTGTCAAAGAAGAATTCCGGGTTTTTCATAAAGTACTGGTCCAGCTGATTCTCGAATGCAACCAAAATGACAAGGGACTTCTGATTTGTACGGCCGGATCTTCCTCCCTGTTGCCAGGTGGAAATCATGGATCCTGGAAATCCGGATATTATAACAGCATCAAGGCTTCCAATGTTTATTCCCAATTCAAGGGCATTTGTGGAGGTGACTCCCAAATAGTCTCTGGACTTCAATCCGTCCTCTATCTGCCTTCTGTCCTCTGCCAAGTAACCTGCCCGATAGGCTGCAATCTTTTCGACGTTTCGCTTTTTGACCTTTTCCATATCACGTTTTGTCCATAGTGCAATGAGCTCTGCAATCTTTCTGGATGAGGTAAAGCATAATGTCTGTATGTCCTTTAAAATCAGATACAGGAATATGCGCTCTGTTTCCATATGGACAGAGCGTGAATACTCATCCATGTCAAATTGGTCCTTGGAATCCTTTTTGATTGACTTATATGGATTGTACAATACAAAATCCTTCTCTCCGCTAGGGGAGGAGTCCTCGTCAATGAGTTCAAAACTCTCTCCTGTAAGCTTCTCTGCAAGTTCCAATGGGTTTGCAAGGGTTGCTGAGGACAATATGAATTTAGGTTCAGAGCCGTAAAACTTTGCAATCCTTTTAAGTCTCCTGATAAGAAACGCCACATTGGAACCGAAGATTCCCTTATAATAATGGGCCTCATCGATGATGATATACTTTAGGTTTGAGTAGAATCGCTCCCATTGGTGGTGCCAAGCCAATATATGATGAATCTGGTATGGGTTGGTCAAGATGATGCGAGACTCCTGTCTGATTTTATATCTTTTAGCCTTTGGAGTGTCCCCATCGTAAGGGTTTGGGTTTAGATCAAGGCCCATCTCATCCTCAAAGTTCCTTAGGACCTTCAATTGGTCGTAGGATAAGGCCTTTGCAGGGTAAATATATAATGCACATGCATCATTATCGCTAATAAGTTCCTCTAAGACTGGCAGGTTGAAGGCCAATGTCTTTCCGCTTGCTGTAGGGGTGGTTATTATGATGTTCTTATCTTCTCTTGTTTTTTCAATAGCCAATGCCTGATGTCTGTAGAGCTTTATCTTCTTATCCTCAAGATATTGGAGAATTCTTTTGTTTAATACATCTACCTTCTTATAGCTTGCATCTTTCCC
Encoded here:
- a CDS encoding DEAD/DEAH box helicase; the protein is MSTESKDKQMGKIDQFKNDIRFRRKIEYVETIPGKDASYKKVDVLNKRILQYLEDKKIKLYRHQALAIEKTREDKNIIITTPTASGKTLAFNLPVLEELISDNDACALYIYPAKALSYDQLKVLRNFEDEMGLDLNPNPYDGDTPKAKRYKIRQESRIILTNPYQIHHILAWHHQWERFYSNLKYIIIDEAHYYKGIFGSNVAFLIRRLKRIAKFYGSEPKFILSSATLANPLELAEKLTGESFELIDEDSSPSGEKDFVLYNPYKSIKKDSKDQFDMDEYSRSVHMETERIFLYLILKDIQTLCFTSSRKIAELIALWTKRDMEKVKKRNVEKIAAYRAGYLAEDRRQIEDGLKSRDYLGVTSTNALELGINIGSLDAVIISGFPGSMISTWQQGGRSGRTNQKSLVILVAFENQLDQYFMKNPEFFFDKPHENVVIDLNNEKLLKNHIICAANELPLTLEEAKEEFNVTEDFLDNIVRNRDLRKSRGFYIYPYDDSPSFNFSLDQISNEIFTVMNGRTVIEHMEKSNMYREAHEGAVLINQGQTYIVNKVDLDSHFIFVKKKDVEAHTIALKRTNIKITKKIKKHRIGEFTVHFGELEVEEDYFKYKLMQYSKVIGEYIIDLPPLKFNTKGIWFTIPDSVKDKLEEIYKDETEVFAGGLHGTEHAMIGLFPLHVMCDRFDIGGLSTNYHEDTQEATIFIYDGYEGGIGICEKAIDLITELTKSTRNLIKNCECKDGCPSCIYSPKCGNDNKPLHKKATEYILDYMWDEMNKLSPEDLAKLEEERINTENSDYDNLNGHSDVEVEYDKKPNNAEIEIDDEREADNAEIEIEDDEAQEEYEKALEEFNKENYSIAKDILTDIIINYDNQSADAYYLIGKILFIQGDSMGALSFVKKALSIEPAHELANEFYFELKNSY
- a CDS encoding AAA family ATPase; the encoded protein is MIFKHLQLKNFKSHADTELDLDLGISLIVGENGAGKSSIFEAISFALFKNYTTNNITDLVRTNKNLDEKIEMSVKLTFLCEGNEYMVERGGILSPSKTKSKPNFKSISNLFKISNGREDIIASGNKEVDRQIEELLNMNSSTFLNAIYIRQGEISALIDDTPANRKKLITKLLRIEELETAYNNIPSIIEEYKTRKAVLESNIRPESELNFELKKAKEDHFNLDDQIKKSKEEFEGLKVELENIKEEKEKLDKEKSDFESLKLKHAHEEENLSALNKGKEELFTKLNEITRNETEMGILKPFCEKLPIYKEFKESFLALNKLKEDEENHKKTLSQIEEYKTVIKDEQENHEKYIALEGEIKVLNNKKIEMSSEIKNLNELESRKDTLTQEVSLNNQKLETFFNSSKSVLSQFDLEEEISPIKTNDDFNKLESIVEDLRTNLRTSIDNTSTEIDNLKKESISLKQEIKSLDEPLADIKKVENKCPVCQSEISEDKKNELINGYEATISGNTKRINEINGFLLKLNEDKSLNESKLKSLDSIKNDIYANKHIVDDLDKSNKTLETLDAKIKELQGKKEELESLDKMIESKNGEFIELEAHNKKYLEASTLLKSFPDETKVKDDLYAIYGKIKTEDEKLKTYISSDSELSLNITLEELDESIEKLSEKDKRYNILLGSVKDKKEYEDKYENKKKEIESKTQEIEEIKKQIESSSYDEEYYNHVNILLERLNNKFTYYSQDIAVKETNLANFETVIKNIEEIIQQNREYKEEYIAVTEYYNLLEDFRKLYSKDGIQRDLKSQSRPLIQKNTKDFFDKFSFKYSDLILDDDYNISIFGPEGEANIDMVSGGEKIAIALALRLGITQAMSKGNIETILLDEPTIHLDSFRRQELINVLRSMSIIPQMIIVTHDTELETAADTLISVEKEEGISKIENS
- a CDS encoding ribonuclease H-like domain-containing protein, translating into MTSRRAEHERYLKSILSNSLSSGHPSKEAIERYRKSSPTYYNKLKLGLMNKYKDWDLLDIEGSSVIENIYGETLRIRRREKLDFHLEDKKDEIKNELSSNLKLIPGIGYQTESRLKENNYHTIYDLLQHDKYSHKAQKALNRIERNCFVSDFKLLKESSKYPMDHSQPIDKNRTLKALSSLDPFNLKFMDIETLGLSNVPIILIGIAEIKGKWIESNQYLLRDIEEEPAVIEAYLSHLDEASVHVTYNGASFDIPYIKNRAHYYRMDYNLDQIHYDLIYPARNLWKDVLPNCKLTTIEENLFGIKREDDVPGAFIPDYYQSYLKENNIGPLIPIIEHNRMDIVSLASFLMKIYEESF
- a CDS encoding metallophosphoesterase family protein, yielding MRFAHISDSHLGCRQFGLLEREKDFYEVFNRTIDKIIEEDVDFVIHSGDLFDSNRPSTEALLTFQQALLRLNEAKIPVYAIAGNHDSILRKGSLPPQVLFKDIGLNIISPEHPVHQLGAVLICGVPFATSSQKNALVENYNILSKVADTAVKSILVSHQGISKWMPEDSYEIDLDDLPKNFDYYAMGHLHNFYVEDYGKGKLVYPGSMEINRTSELNDNFKEFGKGFCIVDLSEDIPTVERVTIDLARKFYNEIIEYDKLDERLSVIEEELKTLEVKPIVDITVRGGDFESADVYEKINEKIGNDVLSFRPTFKPDNVLIGENQLDGDKTLDPKTLLKQTVDKKFAREEVTKLSVDLLDTLSEKRMGEAKYISDEFYDEYYYHKDENEVSSESEYGGSELNVNEHNDDGTSHLESSAYDSVSDNSSSLDDYLNKNLDSKEEVSDKEKSKENQVKTKEVSLDNF